The DNA sequence TAGACACAATTGGTGTTGcatcctttcttttctcttttattttttgttatgtagCCTTTAGACACAATTTACTTCTCTTTTAAAGGATGCCTTGCCACTCTTCCCTCTACACACCCTCTCCCTTTTACACACACGTGTGCGCACACACACAAAGGTATactaaacaaacacaacaagTTTTATTGTATTAAGAAATACAAACAATACAATACCTCCAGTTCGTGGTGTTTGACTCTTGCTAACTATAAGAGACAAGAGCTTATTACGCCCAAAAAGCAATTCACTATGCTTGACCcctttaaaagagaaaaaacacaACATAAGAATTGTAGGAAAAACATGCAGTTGAAAATCATCTTACCAACAAAATAACCCATACTGTCTAGACTTGAATATATCTGAATAGGATACTACACCATTAACTCTACATctattaataattgaaaaatgactTGGCATGTGTTACCATTACTATATACTACATAAATTCATCCTTATATTCAAAGTAAAGTATGGTTCTCATGTTAAGAGGGGTGAATgggaaaagataaaataagccACAGGCGGAAATATAAGTTGGTATAcagttttttatttcctttttcttattttgtcaGGGACGGGGGATAAAATGTGATTATATAGCaatacacaaaaaaaagtaCAATTCAATCATCAACTACATGCAAAGTATATCATAttctgaaaaagaagaaaaagaagcatgGACACCattgtttcttcaattttttaaaaatatttcttatttctgATGGGGGGAGGAATTGGATCAGCATATTAGAGAGTGGAGACTAGGATGAAAGGAGGCCtaattattttatcaagaaaaaaaaaaactagatccAAAAGGCCAATAATGTGCAACCTAAAGACAGAATACAGGCTCCACAATATAATGGGCCAAAGGATTTCCAACcatcaaattttcaaattgggattttaacattaaattacaTGCTTTCCCACGTGCACAAGTTTCATGTACATAAATATAACAGAAAATAGGAAAACACAAAATAGAACTTAATGAATAGGTGGAAGGAAGGTATTTGACATAAAATAAGCAAGTGTAAGACAATGATTAAAGTCACAATAGGATCAAAATGAACAAAGCTTACAGACGTTTTGCTTTTAGTAGTGAAGAACTAGACTGGGCACTCCCATTGACTTTCAAGCAGATAGCTAGTTCACGAATCTTagacttaatttctttcttgacATTTGCTATTCCTTCACCATGAAAAGGAATGGCTTTGCTCTGAGGTTCCCAATAATAAGATTTTAACCAATCAAGTGCCTGAAAATATTAGTAAAACATCAGATGAGTGTGGGAAGTGGGTTAAACATACTCAAGTGTGACAGGAATAGCCATACATGTCAAGAAGTTATGAAGAAATTGCCCATATTCAAATAGCTAAATCCACAAAAGAAAACCAGGATGCTTTCCATTTTTCTTTCCAGATACATTTTAACAACAAACTGAAATTTCATCAGAACAAAAAACGAATGTACGACAGTACGAGAGTAATCTAAAAGTTATCACAAACAGTGATTAATAACTGTTGCAAAATGGCATAGATTTCAGTGACTACCATGCATGTACTCTGTCCTTTGATACCATTAACAGAGAAACATgatttatatttcatatattaaaaaatgttacacaGACTTTGGGAAAGAAAAATTCAGTCCAATAATTTCCTGAATGCTAAGAATGTAACCCCAACCAAGGACCACACACACTTGCTAAGAACTTAATCACAAAAAAGCATAAAGATTGTTGAGACAGATGATCAAAAAACCGAAATGAGTCATATGTACCTTAACAGAAGCACTACGAACAATCTTAAGTGACGGAAGCTCACGATGTGATCCCTCTGCAATTACAGCAATAAGTAAGACAAAAAGCAGGGCACtctaaacataataaaataagcaaCTATGTGAACTTCTTTTACTACTAATGAAGATGGTGTCCCATTCTATCAGTCAgcagcaaaacaaaaacaataactaacAAGAGTCAAAGGAAACTTGTTCACCGTGGCGAATATCAATCAGCATGCGCGGAATACCAATCGCATCGGCTGCCACTGCTATTGACGTCACTTCTTTCTTGCGTGTCTTCTCAACAACACCATTCACAAGCCttcaaaaagtaaaacaattaaataccgaagagaaaaattcaaaaaataaatattaatggaagaaaaaaaaagcataaaaaaggaaacataTAGTGAGCACTGAGCAGACCTCATGATAGCCATGCAATACAGCATAGCAAGCATCTCCTCCGAAAGAGAAGCGTCATTTGATTCATCCTGTctacaattaaatcaaacaaaattgcTTTAATTTACATACAAACATACACTGCTTTAATTAATACATTACATATATTTTCTAGACCACAGGTATCCTCTCCCACTGGAGGCAATCCTGTTTGAACCGGGTAGGACCACTATGGGCAGCAAAGCTCTCCCTCCAAGTATTTGACGCAGCTGCATACCCGGGACCTAAACCCGAGACCTCTGGTTAAGTTGGAACAATTTCACGCCAGTTACGCCAGTTGATCCACAAGCTTGGTGGTATACATTacattgttttaattaataaatacataCACACGAAAGTACGGAAAGGAGTTAGGGTTACCTGAAAAAGGGGTCTTTGAGTTGAATTTCGATGATGGAAGCAGTGACTTCGATGAGAACTGGCAAGGAACCTCGACTTCGCCAAGCAGATATCTGAAAGCGCAGAAAATATGGTTAGGTTAGGATTGCAGTTGCAGTACTATCCATATTATGAATTTGAATGGTTAAGAAAGTTACTCGTTTGAGAGCAGAGGAAACAGAGTGAGGGGAATCGGAGAAGAGAGCGTGTTTAACGAAGAGCCACTCATCCCAATTCAACCAAGGGACTAATCTATGTGCGCTTGATGacgatgataatgatgatgattctgtAACCACCACCTTCGCCTCTTCTTCCAACCCTAATAACAATGCCGGCTCCATCCCAAACGTGCTTCCACTACAGAGTCAAACGGCGCCAAATCCCCTGAGCTCGAGGGTTTTGCGCTGTTTGTAGTCGTATCGTAAAAAccttttcttttgaatttttttttcaagtttttacaATTTAGAAAATTGGTTCTGTACTAATAAATTTtggattaaattgtaattttacttctctattttttattttttaaaatcaagatatttagtttttaaattttgtaaaataaataaatttgaccCATCCGTTTTTAATTAAGTATCTAAAatcaaatgttaattttaatgtGATATATTGATATTGATGTTATATAGCTAGTGAAATGAtatttatgtgaaaaaaaattaaaagaaatatataagaaCTTATGATatatagaaatttatttatGGATAAAAGATATGAGTTCAATTCttataatgatatttttcattttatttaatatttttttacataaatattatgtcaacaatttatataaaattaatatatcatatcaaagttaatatttgattttaaatgatcaatttaTCATCAATTGGaagaaatatcaaaattattgtaaataatataatgaccaaaattataaatttaaaattaaaaagagatgaaaattacaaattagCTCAAATTTTGTCTGACTTATTTCTAAAAAGTCTTTATTTTAATCCGTATATTAGCtatgttttaaacttttagtCCTTGTACCTTATTTTATAACAGTTTTACAtggtaaaaaattaacaatagagattaaaacataaaaagaattatataaggattgaaatataaaatacctagatatagagactaaaatgcAAAGGTGAGACAAACTGTAAAAACCAAATGATtagttaaacataaaaaaaaacatttggtttgaaaatttatatttcgttttcagaaaataaaaatattaaaatttttttggttaaactattttcaaaattcatgaaatgtttttcatataaaatttacaaatatttttgtataataagaatatattgctgacaaatttatgaataactatatttgttatatatatatatatatatatatatatatatatatatatatatataaattatgttaattattatcaacataataaaaaaacaactatgAAAAAATGCCAAATGCAATTATCTTTACATCTTAAATTATATGCCTTGATAAAAATAGCTCTATAACCAATGCTAACTTTCAAACATTTCATTAAACAATGAAACCAGCttcaaaaaatgatgagatataACCAGGTGCATGCAAGAGAGATTCTATGTCATAACAAAGTAGAAagttataaaacagaaattggaTGCTATCAGAATCTATGCAATTGCATGTACATTAGTGGAAAAGGTAATAcgaaatatatttattagaatatacatatttttctttatttgcacAGAACTGGATTAACATCTTTGTTTTTCCACTCTATCAAATGTTGAAATTTGACTAGAAAGGATATCAGAAATTTTCTAAGTGCTGGCTTTGGCTCTCTTTACTGGGGCCTGAAGGGAATTTAGATAAATGGCATCCTTTTTGTCCAGTCCATCAAACAGATAACTATACGGTGGCATTTGGATGTATCTCCCAGTTCCAGGAGTGACCTTTAGTTCATTATTTTCCCAAACAACTCTTCCTCCCACAATAGTCACTTCAATTTTTCCCTGAGAAaaattagagagagaaaaaaaagactcTGAATCTTGATATTGCATGCCAAGGCTTCAATTGTTGAACAATATACAAACAACCACATGTTGAACAGAACCATAGGACACAAACAAGGCATAAGGAATAGATTATAATTAAACCAGTACCTTTCCTCTTCTTCCCTCATAGACATTTGTGTCCAGTCTGGAGTGGTGGGACTTTGCACTCATCTCAAAGCTCGAATTTGGATTAAGGATGATAATATCTGCATCAGATCCTGGGAGAATAGCTCCTTTCCTTGGATATATATTGAAGATTTTAGCACTGAAATGATTGTAGAAACAAAAAGCATCAGTTATACAGTTATACTTTTGGTTTTTGGCATCTTTACCAAACAGTTTTCCTTTATAGTCATAAGAACTGAAAGATAATTTTCACTTTGATTAACTGAAAATATACCATTCAGTGCTTGTTATCCGGACATAGTCAGTGACAGATATTTGGCCAGATTCCTGTGACATAAATATATAAACCATAAGTTCTAGCAATAAGGTTATCCTGTTCACCATTTTACCCCAACCTGAAAGTAAGGGAGTGCTAAGCTGGAAATTGACATCTTACCACCATGATATCCCATACCAAATGCATTCTTTCTTCAATACCTACAGTTTGCAATGTATATCAGTatgaaaacatttcaaaatcagcAAGAATGTATTTAGGCCACAAATGTCCAAGACTTTCACGTGATTACCATTGACACCATTAGGCATTTTACGGAAGTCATCGATTCCACGAGCTTTTTGGGTGGAATTAAAGGCACAATGATCAGTTCCTACCAGCTGCAAATTTTAAAAGGTATCCTTTGGTCAAATAAACAATCTAAGTAAAACCAATAAAATTGAGCTGAGCCGCTGAGGGAATATTGATCagaaataattgaaaatgcTAGGATGTATTTCACAGCTGAGACTATCCTAAGAAATTCAAACTATCATCTTTAAATTGTTTATTGAACATAAGCCTGAATCATAATGTGAAACCTGCAAAACTCCTGTTGAAAGGGCAGCTTGAAGGGCCTTATCATGTCCTCGTTTCCTAATAGGGGGGCTCATGACATACCTGAAACATGAGAATGAACAAGGCTTGTATGTTCTTAAAATTCAAGGCAATAAaagaacaacaataaaaaaaacgttGAAACAAGTGAAGGCACTTGCTTTGCTGCAATGTCAAAGTCAGGATGCCAAAGCCAGGATTCATCAAGGGCTAACCCAGAGGCAATCGGCTCTCCAATTACCCTTTGTCCTGCAGCACAAGAACAGGTTACCTTACTATTACAAAAACAAAGTGATCAAGGAACAATaacacttaaaaattaaaatatcacagTGGAAATGTATAAAGATCCTTTTGTTCATCTTCATATATTGAGATTCAGTccatcagtgaattttttccaGGACTGTATGGAAAGAGGGAAAGTACACCAGGGAGAGGATAAGTTCTCCTCCAAATCATAGAAGTACAAAACAaggagatagaaaaaaaaaagcagctaGGCAAGTCTCTTTGTATATCAAAAATAGAATCTTCCTCAGGAGGCTATTGTCATGAGTAGAAAATACAGAGAAAAAGGGTACATAAGTAACTGTgaacagtaaaataaaataaaatcacaagaCATGAATCAGAATTAAGTCTCAGACTCTCAATTAAGTTCAAGTGACTTGAGTTGCCCTCTGTTTCTACACTCTATGATAGAGTAGAGACAACAGTAAAACTCAAGAGTGGATTGATAAATTGCTctcaagttataaattcaagtgaaatgtCTTCCTTTTGCAATTCTCTCTCAAAAAAGATTGCAAAAGTATTAGTTTTGCTTCAAAAggatttctaattttatatgcTATAAATCATGTACTTTCTCTTAATGAATGCatacattaataaaaattgagaCTAACACTAGAAATATTAAAGAACCTGATTTCCGGGcttttgcaatttcttccatTGCATCAATGCTCATTACATGAACCACATATAAAGGAGTATTCACAAAATCTGCTAAACGAATGGCACGAGCAGTTGCCTCTCCTTCCAACTACACAGATAACAAAGTCAAATGGAAGAATGTCCTATCAATCACACAGACAGACATTTAAACTTTGCAGTAATCACAAGATATAAGAGGACAAAACCAGTGATCAAGATGATCAAATGCTGGCTAAACGTGGTTAATGAGTTTATCATAACAAATGAAAGCTGAACACAACAAATGCCAAACTAGGGTGGTCTCACAAGTAAACAAAAATTGATAGTAGCAacttaaattagttaatttggcTCAAGTACAGCCAGCACCTAAATCCAATGCACTATGCCAGGAGCCTAAGTTGAAAAGGGAAATTTTAAACATAGGAGTACAAATCACATTCACATATGCTATAGGTTGGTCagacaatgaagaagaagaaaagaaacaaaaaatgttcaatcattttcatTCCCTTATTCTGCAAATTCTTTACCACTGCAGGCCTTGAAAGAGCATGCCCTTCAGGACCAGTTATTCCAAGTTCTATCATTTTCTGTTGCCCTTCATACACAGCATCTCCATTTTCCGCATGGACCATGGCTACGGCACCAAGAGACTTGCATTTTTTAAATCCTTTCAGAAGAAGCTCATCATTGATCATAAGAATTCCTTTGTATGCCatgaaaaacttaaaagagTTGATCCCTGCAATTACAAAACATAGATGTACCACCCAATCAACCAAATTATCAAAAATGCATcaaggaaataataaaataacaacctTTCTCCTTAACCATGAGCTCCATTTCTCTGGAAACAGTTTCATCCCATTTGGTAATAGCCATATGAAAACCATAATCCATGCAAGACTTCTTTGCCTTCTTTTCATAGTCATCAAAACCAGCTGTCAAACTCCCATTAAGTGGTATAACGAAGTCAATATGCATTGTTGTCCCACCAGCCAATGCTGCTGCCTGACCACTGAAGAAGTCATCAACCGTTGCAGTAAAACCAACATCCATATCTAGATGGGTGTGAGGATCAATGCCCCCTGGTCAGTTAACAAAAGGACCATTCATAGAGTCCTTCGGGAacataataacaacaataataatgatgacGACGAGgactataataatttaatttttcatgcaCTTTTTACGTTGCTTACCAATTAGAAATCATTCcacttatgatttttaaattagcaTACATGGCAATGGGTTGCTCCCtacttatatatgtatatactatTTTTGTCATATTGTTAGTCAATGTAACATGAAGTTTACAAAATTGGACATTTGTGAAGATCCGGCAATAGCCCGATATAGGGTGGTCCGATGCTATCTTAAAATTTGAGATTCAGACAATAGGATAAAAAATGTAACTATCCACACAttctaatttaatcttttttttttaatcttaagaaTCGAAGATAGATATCAAAGAGTTTATAACAACTCACgcattctaatttaatttaacaataataggTGATGAATTAATTGAATAGGTTGAAACCTGGCAAGACATATTTGCCGGTGGCATCAATGACAGTGACATCATCTCCAACCTGGGAATGGAAATGAATCATAAGCAGAAAGTAACAAAAAGCGCAAGGTGTTAGAAAGCAAATTAAGCACTGCTACTGCTAGGGGATTTCAATTCATCAAATACCCTGAAGTTAGGATTAACTGCAACAATGATGCCATCTTCCACGTAAACATCAGCCATCTGTTGGTGGTGACCATTCACAACCGTGCCTCCCTTGATCAACAACTTGGATGATGGAATTTCAGTCCCAGCATCACAAAACTGAATCACTCGAAAAGGACAAACATGAATTAAACATAGAACTAGTGGAAATGAAAATCTCAGCTCAGTACTAATGATCATAGCTACTTAAAACAGTTAAGAATCGAAGCTCTAACTCTTGGAAAACGCAGAACGGGGTAAGTAAATTAGGTGAGCATAGGTCAACACATAAGAGAATTAGTAAATCAGTTGTAACGGACTCTACACTGACATTCACTTACAATTTTTGTATGTAggataagtttgttgacttttccAATAACTAAAAAACCATATCTATTCTGATTAAATTTTGTACATTGATATTGAATAATTGAAATATGTAGGAAAAAGAAGATAAGATAGAGAAGTGAACCTGGTTGGATTGTGAAAGTGAAGAGGTAATGATAAGGAAGAAGGTAAGAGAGAAGATATGAAGGAATTGTGATGTGATATTGAACTGCATAGCTTATTCTCTACTCACTGTTCCGACCTGACACACTCAGTCAACGAGGAACCTGTTTTGTTTGGATAGCTgctgaaaagaataaaaaacagaaaGTTGCAATGGCGATCCAATAATGGATTGTGCTTCCGAACACTTCGGTTAACAaaagttaaacttttttttcttttctttctttaatatgGTGAGAATGAGAAGTTTGTGTATTTTATCCGGAACAGACTTCTCATTCTCAGGTGAATCCTTTTTCTCACCAAAATCAaaggtgagttttttttttttcattttatgtttttaaattttcttataagcAGTTTTTgtgtcttttaaaattttagatattcatattttttatatgatatgaaaaaatgttttagcTCCAAGATTTGGCTCTATTAGGAAAGGTGCTGGTTTAACTGTAATCTGATTCATCTAAGGATTGAGTTATTTGACTGCTCAGTGAAAGTATGAGTACGGCACAAATCTCCTTTGTTTTGGTTTATATAGATTTTCTCCAATATCTCTTCGGTTCTCTCTGGACTTTTGACATAATATGTGGGAGTTTCACTtaaagtatttgttttttatttttatttttttggaaataattttttctactgTCAAGTCTGAATGTTCATAGATAGTTAGGTATAAGTGGTAGATTATGGAATACGATCTTGGGAGATACAGTTCTATTCAATTAAAGAAACTTATTCATATATGTTGCTGTATATATTGAGTTTGAATTAGGTAAGGCACTTTGGTTTTGCATTTGGTACAACAATTTTGTATATGTGTAACATTAGATGGTTAGAATTCATTACAACATTGGAAAGattattcatttataatttattttgttggcTATCGATGAGaacaattaattattcttaaaaactTGCTAGTATGCTAATTGTGACATTTCCCCCTTAGTATatcattctctttctctctgttCATTACCCTCTAGGCTTTAAGTATCGGCACTTATTATTTGATCTGTTCATGTTGTGTTCTTTTTGGCTTGTTAGTGTTCTCTATTCAACATGTTCTTGTTTGTATGTAATTCAATAATTGAAGCCTCGTCATGTAATATCAATATTCAAAGTGTTTCTTTCAAGGGAAAAATTAAAGTGACTGCTGCAAGAAGATGAGTTGtctagaaaaataatgaattgaAGGTTGCTTTTGGTACTTGGagatatataaaaatgttaCCCTTTTAGTTATATGTTCGATGGAATGggcaaaaaggattttttttatttatctaaatttcCTTCAAGCCCCAGTAAATTGAGCCAAATCAAGCATTAAAGGTTTATCCTTTTAGTCAAATTTCAACATTTTACAAGGGGAGGAACAAATACGTATGTTAATCCAATTTGTtgtttaaataaagtaaaatacgTATATACCTCCTCTGGAAAGCATCATACGTATATTACAATAGATAATTGATATGATTCATATTACCTTTTCCGCTCATTTATGTACATTGCTAATAGTCTAAAGCTCTCAGAGAAAAAGAGACAGTAGCTATAATAAGATATTGTACAATATGTAGCACACTCGGACTAGCTATGGAAGTTGTTGGTAAGGTTTCTATCAAACTTGTCTGATCTACATAAACATGTTAGATGTCATGGATCCATAGTGCTTTAATAGAATGCCATTGATTTGAAAATCAAGTAGCGGCTATGGTAGGCCTAATACAACAATTTATGTAGGTTAGAATCCTCTTTTTCCCCTGCAAGATAATAACCAACAAATGAATTAGAAATTGTATTACTTAATTAGACTCTAGATATGGGAGAGTAGTTACTCAGAAAAAGGTATTGTTTTGTGACAAGTTGAAACTCCTACCATGAAATTTGAagcaataaacataaataattttgtaactgaaactgaagaaagaaaatagtctTACCATGACAACATGATCCTCATGAGCATGAGAATGAGTATGACTGCGAACATGATGACGAGGGGCTCGACCATGATTGGAATTAACAAAGTCCCTTTCACTCCCAAAACTTTTCCTTCTTATTTCAATCAGATTGGCCTTTTGATGCTTTTTGTTTTCACGAGCTTG is a window from the Glycine max cultivar Williams 82 chromosome 2, Glycine_max_v4.0, whole genome shotgun sequence genome containing:
- the LOC100802353 gene encoding dihydropyrimidinase yields the protein MQFNITSQFLHIFSLTFFLIITSSLSQSNQFCDAGTEIPSSKLLIKGGTVVNGHHQQMADVYVEDGIIVAVNPNFRVGDDVTVIDATGKYVLPGGIDPHTHLDMDVGFTATVDDFFSGQAAALAGGTTMHIDFVIPLNGSLTAGFDDYEKKAKKSCMDYGFHMAITKWDETVSREMELMVKEKGINSFKFFMAYKGILMINDELLLKGFKKCKSLGAVAMVHAENGDAVYEGQQKMIELGITGPEGHALSRPAVLEGEATARAIRLADFVNTPLYVVHVMSIDAMEEIAKARKSGQRVIGEPIASGLALDESWLWHPDFDIAAKYVMSPPIRKRGHDKALQAALSTGVLQLVGTDHCAFNSTQKARGIDDFRKMPNGVNGIEERMHLVWDIMVESGQISVTDYVRITSTECAKIFNIYPRKGAILPGSDADIIILNPNSSFEMSAKSHHSRLDTNVYEGRRGKGKIEVTIVGGRVVWENNELKVTPGTGRYIQMPPYSYLFDGLDKKDAIYLNSLQAPVKRAKAST
- the LOC102667968 gene encoding uncharacterized protein, which codes for MERQEIRPPVMSVPQFGGWDQNEPGAIDYTVMFTQARENKKHQKANLIEIRRKSFGSERDFVNSNHGRAPRHHVRSHTHSHAHEDHVVMGKKRILTYINCCIRPTIAAT